A genomic window from Punica granatum isolate Tunisia-2019 chromosome 2, ASM765513v2, whole genome shotgun sequence includes:
- the LOC116197429 gene encoding uncharacterized protein LOC116197429 — translation MLPCLKKKKKRMEPQPRPPPTPLSPRTHQLTDFTQPDWKHDVFVSFRGEDTRKGFASHLFHALMQADIRCYRDVEQAERGQVVGPMLISAIHLSRIAIIIFSTNYADSKWCLQELVEILKCNKMYRDYGHMAIPIFYNVEPSEVRNQSGKFGKGFNRSQAKDQTEKEAWRAALREAGSISSWHLDNDARDEAEFIGLVVGDLSNRVFYFRSPYFTSNAVGLDHNVGHLISMLNIRSDDVRMVGIYGMEGIGKTAIAKAICSRLYNKFEGVSLLKDIRHADEEHKLVNLQKQLLQDILKIKQVMLSDRKNHNMREIRTRLSQKKILLVLDNLDKKEQSYFFTGERDFLGPGSRILITTRDEQLLDDLGVHEKFMVLGLNPQDSLQLFCHHAFDQGNPKEGYEELSRGLVHYAGGIPSAIETFTDFLSGKVKDEWYQILEKLVKNPCLDSLGVYLTSVSSIVPFKSVGPCGGSGSPYDDRAHTTVRKIFVVFESVIHSITIEYDDDGCLVRSCPHGGLYAPRTSRVHQVALDYPNEFLISISGYIAENYGFRVIRSLRFHSNRRMYGPFGEETGTAFTIPPVDNGRIIGFFGNCDSTFLDSIGAHFGPVPHPYPFNSMTDFDSESETWDNKKHMDIRQIDVVSSASVIESISVLYDNYGHPLGPFTHGRAAGGEKHTIKLDYPYEYLTSISGYMDKVLGKERVRSLTFQSNKRKYGPFGQEKGRHFPVQWNSGKIVGFFGQVNDDSQLESIRAHLELVSHIHPFRNAGPFGDEGGRPWDDGNNSNLRKIVLSWGRVINSIWCVYEKDGIIVEGCRHGRTSGSNEFTIELDYTNGEYISMLSGYYGKVEGVNCIISLRFQSNIRAYGHFGGDERRINGTFFRTPWNIGMINGFYGRSGRSFLNAIGAHFAPVYHKLPLKAIGPFGDDSRHQWDDGKHTGIRQINLRMGQILDSIKCIYDDNGNVVEGSKHGGDGGIPFEIKFDYPGEYLKSISGHIGQLGSHVCVRSLTLGTNRRTIGPFGSEDGTPFSFTSNNGKIVGFFGSTSAYLHSIGMHVELFSDDQPIEENTPGRIRETTPRLREGNQESHFEESNQEKSLAIISSQNGSSDGSKMSSGDST, via the exons ATGCTGCCCTgtctaaagaaaaaaaagaaaaggatggAACCCCAACCCCGGCCACCTCCGACTCCGTTATCGCCACGGACACATCAGCTCACTGATTTTACTCAGCCTGACTGGAAGCACGACGTGTTTGTTAGCTTCAGGGGAGAGGATACGAGAAAGGGTTTCGCGTCCCACCTCTTCCACGCCCTGATGCAGGCAGATATCCGCTGCTACCGGGACGTTGAGCAGGCGGAGAGGGGGCAGGTGGTGGGACCTATGCTCATTAGCGCAATCCATCTCTCCCGAATCGCTATCATCATCTTCTCCACCAATTATGCCGACTCCAAGTGGTGCCTCCAGGAACTCGTCGAGATTCTCAAGTGTAACAAGATGTACAGAGATTATGGCCACATGGCAATACCAATTTTCTACAACGTGGAGCCATCCGAAGTTCGGAACCAGTCGGGGAAGTTTGGGAAAGGATTCAATAGGAGTCAGGCCAAGGACCAGACGGAAAAGGAGGCTTGGAGAGCTGCCCTCAGAGAGGCTGGGAGCATTTCATCTTGGCATCTGGACAATGACGCAAG GGACGAAGCAGAATTCATTGGGCTCGTTGTGGGCGACCTTTCCAACAGAGTTTTCTATTTTCGGTCTCCCTATTTTACGAGCAATGCAGTGGGATTAGATCACAACGTTGGTCATTTAATCTCAATGTTGAACATCAGGAGTGATGATGTCCGTATGGTCGGGATATACGGTATGGAAGGTATAGGGAAAACTGCAATTGCTAAAGCTATCTGCAGTCGTCTTTATAACAAATTTGAAGGCGTCAGCTTACTTAAGGATATTCGACATGCGGACGAGGAACATAAACTTGTTAACCTACAGAAGCAACTCCTTCAGGATATCTTAAAGATAAAACAAGTCATGTTGTCGGACCGGAAAAACCACAACATGCGTGAGATTAGGACTCGGCTGTCTCAAAAGAAGATACTTCTCGTTCTCGATAACTTAGACAAGAAGGAGCAGTCATACTTTTTCACAGGAGAACGGGATTTCCTCGGACCTGGAAGCAGAATTTTGATAACCACGAGAGACGAGCAACTGCTGGATGACCTCGGAGTCCATGAGAAGTTCATGGTTCTGGGATTGAATCCACAGGACTCGCTGCAACTCTTCTGTCATCATGCATTTGATCAAGGCAATCCCAAGGAAGGTTATGAAGAATTGTCCAGAGGTCTTGTTCATTACGCCGGAGGGATCCCGTCAGCGATTGAGACTTTCACCGATTTTCTTTCCGGCAAAGTGAAAGATGAATGGTATCAGATCCTCGAGAAATTGGTAAAAAATCCTTGCCTTGATTCGCTTGGAGTGTACCTGACATCTGTTTCTTCGATCGTACCCTTCAAATCTGTTGGTCCATGTGGAGGTTCTGGTAGCCCTTATGATGATAGAGCCCATACCACTGTGAGGAAAATCTTTGTCGTCTTCGAATCTGTGATTCATTCGATCACCATAGAGTACGACGATGATGGATGTTTGGTtcgttcgtgtccgcatggtGGATTGTACGCTCCTAGGACCAGCAGAGTTCACCAG GTTGCACTAGATTATCCAAATGAGTTCTTGATTTCAATCTCAGGATACATTGCAGAAAATTATGGATTCAGAGTAATCCGGTCACTCAGGTTCCATAGTAATAGACGAATGTATGGACCGTTCGGTGAAGAAACGGGAACAGCTTTCACCATTCCCCCAGTCGATAACGGAAGGATCATCGGGTTTTTCGGAAATTGTGATAGTACATTCCTTGATTCCATTGGAGCTCATTTTGGACCagttccccatccatatccaTTCAATTCCATGACAGACTTTGACAGTGAAAGTGAAACCTGGGATAACAAAAAGCATATGGATATACGGCAAATCGATGTGGTGTCATCTGCTTCAGTGATCGAGTCCATCAGCGTCTTATATGATAATTATGGGCATCCACTTGGTCCCTTCACACACGGTAGAGCTGCTGGAGGCGAAAAACACACT ATTAAGCTGGACTATCCGTATGAGTATTTGACATCTATATCTGGATATATGGATAAAGTATTAGGTAAAGAACGAGTCCGATCTCTCACATTTCAAAGCAACAAGAGGAAGTACGGACCCTTTGgacaagaaaaaggaaggcATTTTCCAGTCCAATGGAACAGTGGGAAGATTGTGGGATTCTTTGGACAAGTTAATGATGATTCCCAGCTTGAGTCCATCAGAGCGCATCTTGAACTAGTTTCTCATATACATCCCTTCAGGAACGCTGGTCCATTCGGAGACGAAGGTGGTCGCCCGTGGGATGATGGAAATAATAGCAATTTAAGGAAAATAGTTCTTTCTTGGGGACGGGTCATCAATTCCATCTGGTGTGTCTATGAGAAAGATGGGATCATCGTGGAAGGATGCAGACACGGAAGAACTAGTGGATCAAATGAATTTACA ATCGAATTAGATTACACAAATGGTGAATACATTAGCATGTTGTCCGGATATTATGGAAAAGTGGAGGGTGTCAATTGTATTATATCTCTCAGGTTTCAAAGTAACATCAGGGCATATGGACATTTTGGAGGAGATGAGAGAAGAATAAATGGGACGTTCTTCAGGACTCCATGGAACATTGGCATGATAAATGGATTTTATGGAAGGAGTGGACGCAGTTTTCTTAACGCAATTGGAGCACATTTCGCACCAGTTTATCATAAACTTCCGCTCAAGGCTATTGGACCCTTTGGAGATGACAGCAGGCATCAATGGGATGATGGGAAACATACTGGAATAAGACAGATTAATCTTCGAATGGGGCAGATACTTGATTCCATCAAATGCATATATGACGATAATGGAAATGTTGTGGAAGGTTCGAAGCACGGAGGAGACGGTGGAATTCCTTTT gaaattaaatttgattatcCAGGTGAATATTTGAAGTCAATATCTGGACATATTGGACAGTTAGGGAGTCATGTTTGCGTCAGATCACTCACACTTGGAACCAACAGAAGGACAATTGGACCGTTTGGCAGCGAGGACGGAACACCGTTTTCTTTTACATCGAATAACGGCAAAATAGTTGGATTTTTCGGAAGCACCTCTGCTTATCTTcattcaattggcatgcacgtCGAACTCTTCTCGGATGACCAGCCTATCGAGGAAAATACTCCAGGGAGAATTCGAGAAACAACCCCAAGACTTCGGGAAGGAAATCAGGAGTCCCATTTTGAGGAAAGTAACCAAGAGAAGAGTCTGGCGATAATTTCATCACAGAATGGCTCCTCTGATGGTTCCAAAATGAGCAGCGGCGACAGCACATAA